Proteins co-encoded in one Rhopalosiphum maidis isolate BTI-1 chromosome 2, ASM367621v3, whole genome shotgun sequence genomic window:
- the LOC113552052 gene encoding circadian clock-controlled protein-like: protein MVTPSYTAAADRPVSLTLIVRASLLITAISTFSRPAEAVLSVNATPEYIHSCRKADVQFNSCIKETFNHLRPYLINGIEELTVPPIEPLVIPKMQMENGHGAVRVRAILSNMTIHGASNYTVLNVRSDMNKYRIDLGLFIPHIEATGNYDVNGNVLLLPVRSRGEFWASFENVTALAKLYGVEVNKEGVKFMKTERLGIGFKLEKSDFKIKDAINMQNVIGEAMNVFLNENSAEIIEEMKPAASQAIGKHFKNFLNNAFLQIPLKVWLKDSE, encoded by the exons ATGGTGACACCGTCGTACACAGCCGCCGCCGATCGTCCGGTGTCGCTGACACTCATCGTCCGGGCGTCTCTGTTGATAACCGCAATCTCCACCTTCTCCCGGCCCGCCGAAGCCGTTCTTTCCGTGAACGCCACAC cTGAATACATTCATTCATGTCGTAAGGCGGACGTTCAATTCAATAGTTGCATAAAAGAAACGTTCAACCATCTTCGTCCTTACCTCattaatg gaATCGAAGAGCTTACCGTGCCTCCGATTGAACCATTGGTTATACCTAAAATGCAAATGGAAAACGGTCATGGTGCAGTCAGAGTGAGGGCGATACTCAGTAACATGACTATACACGGAGCGAGCAACTATACAGTTTTAAACGTCAG GAGTGATATGAACAAGTACCGCATAGACTTAGGACTTTTCATACCGCACATCGAAGCCACTGGAAACTATGATGTCAATGGAAACGTGTTACTGTTACCCGTTAGAAGTAGAGGAGAATTTTGGGCGTCCTTCG AAAATGTAACGGCCTTAGCAAAATTATACGGAGTTGAGGTGAATAAAGAAGgagtaaaatttatgaaaactgAAAGATTGGGAATTGGTTTCAAACTGGAAAAATccgattttaaaatcaaagatGCCATCAATATGCAAAACGTTATCG GTGAAGCAATGAACgtatttttgaatgaaaattcAGCAGAGATTATTGAAGAAATGAAACCTGCCGCTTCGCAAGCCATTggcaaacatttcaaaaatttctTGAACAACGCGTTTTTACAAATCCCACTTAAAGTGTGGTTGAAAGACTctgaataa